One genomic region from Candidatus Thorarchaeota archaeon encodes:
- a CDS encoding L-lactate permease: MDPLIGLLLIITPIVLAFLMLIVLKKAADVTGVVVWLVTLVIAVVAFQTDIGVALVSSVAGIVKSFPISLMVATSILMMTYMQETGSLQRLIVFFKTLGGGSKPMQVMLISLGLGLFLVGIGATPVTMLPPVMLALGFSPLVAVALPSIGYDPLTTFALLGVPVKVFVGEYNQASGAALTLSQAGEVFAMFMPVITTGIAISMLWIAGGRKLLFQKESLFLAIISGVTAGGVAIVANSPLVHQTILTNVYAGAAVIFVLYAYTRLQGKSIIDRSGLDEKDHEVEQNMRLRKASIPWTILVILCLATTLIEPIRTLLMVQLDWVVQVGPYPHPISTKILWQAYTLMFIALILSFPFFKHDNDTMKRTFSKFMQRAPRPVLAAAIFFAMAEVMNYSGYIPSPTGWVEPSDPSNNMIYLLASMTSATLGSTYPVTAAFLGLLAGFISGSETSAIAMFTRYHYEASSMIGANAVVVAASNGIGGGLASVISPAKIQNAAAVIDEIGIEGEVIRYGAVVAVLMTVAVAILTMLWAFA; encoded by the coding sequence TTGGACCCCTTGATAGGACTACTACTGATCATAACACCGATAGTGCTAGCATTTCTGATGCTGATCGTTCTCAAGAAAGCGGCCGATGTCACTGGAGTGGTCGTCTGGCTCGTGACGCTCGTCATTGCAGTCGTTGCTTTCCAGACTGATATCGGAGTCGCACTGGTATCCAGCGTTGCGGGAATTGTCAAGTCCTTTCCGATCTCGCTGATGGTTGCAACATCCATTCTAATGATGACCTACATGCAGGAGACCGGATCACTTCAGCGTCTCATTGTGTTCTTTAAGACGCTGGGTGGCGGGAGCAAACCGATGCAGGTGATGCTCATCAGCCTTGGCCTTGGTCTGTTCTTGGTCGGTATCGGCGCAACGCCAGTCACTATGTTGCCACCTGTCATGCTGGCTCTGGGCTTTTCCCCCTTGGTGGCTGTGGCCCTTCCTTCGATCGGATACGATCCTCTCACGACCTTTGCCTTGCTAGGAGTTCCTGTCAAGGTCTTTGTCGGAGAGTACAATCAGGCATCTGGAGCCGCCCTCACGCTCTCTCAGGCAGGTGAGGTCTTTGCCATGTTCATGCCCGTAATCACCACAGGGATTGCTATCTCAATGCTCTGGATTGCTGGTGGTCGCAAGTTGCTCTTTCAGAAAGAGAGTCTGTTCTTGGCAATCATAAGTGGTGTGACCGCTGGAGGGGTTGCGATCGTTGCGAACAGTCCTCTTGTTCATCAGACGATTCTCACGAATGTCTATGCTGGAGCAGCAGTCATCTTTGTACTGTATGCATACACGCGCCTCCAAGGCAAATCGATCATTGATCGTAGCGGGCTCGACGAGAAGGACCACGAGGTCGAGCAGAACATGAGACTGCGGAAGGCCAGTATTCCGTGGACGATTCTTGTCATTCTCTGTCTGGCGACGACTTTGATAGAACCGATCAGGACTCTGCTGATGGTTCAGCTTGATTGGGTCGTTCAGGTCGGACCCTATCCTCATCCTATTAGTACGAAGATCTTGTGGCAGGCTTACACCCTGATGTTCATCGCGCTCATCCTATCATTTCCGTTCTTCAAGCATGACAATGATACCATGAAGCGCACCTTTTCCAAGTTCATGCAACGTGCTCCACGCCCCGTGCTTGCTGCGGCCATCTTCTTTGCGATGGCTGAGGTGATGAACTACAGCGGGTATATTCCCAGCCCCACTGGTTGGGTGGAGCCCAGCGACCCAAGCAATAACATGATCTATCTCTTGGCCTCGATGACTTCGGCGACACTCGGTTCCACGTATCCCGTGACAGCTGCATTTCTTGGTCTGCTTGCTGGATTCATCTCCGGTTCGGAGACCTCTGCTATTGCTATGTTCACCCGATATCACTATGAGGCAAGCTCGATGATCGGTGCGAATGCGGTGGTTGTTGCCGCCTCGAATGGTATAGGTGGCGGTCTCGCAAGTGTGATCAGTCCTGCGAAGATACAAAACGCGGCGGCGGTCATTGATGAGATAGGTATCGAGGGTGAAGTGATTCGGTATGGTGCTGTGGTCGCAGTACTCATGACTGTGGCCGTTGCAATACTGACGATGCTATGGGCCTTCGCGTGA
- a CDS encoding FAD-dependent oxidoreductase: protein MNSLRLMEPTQIKDLALENRLVMLATHLGYCENGEVSDKLVGFYAERARHHPGLIIVGGCYTEHLGMSLPTMIGISENRHIAGLRRLVDAVHSHDVPIAAQLYHAGRYAHSLVIGEQAVSASPVPCRLTRETPRAMTLEEIKQTIENYGAAASRAREAGFDAVEILGSAGYLINQFLASCTNQRDDEYGGDLEQRARFPLEVIRSVREAVGPDYPVLYRMSGADFVDGGLTLEDNQTLAPKFVKAGVDCINVTGGWHETRVPQITMDVPRGHFAYLAEGIAEVVDVPVIACNRINSSSVAQHILNRGKVQLIGMSRGLIADPELPTKIREGRASEIRMCIGCNEGCLDRVFAMGAVTCAINPLAGYEDTRTIGPPGDGRIAVVGAGPAGLEVSRVLALRGFQVTLFEKESRPGGGLLLASKAPGRGEFMAYVTHMWREMRRLGIDLRLDTRATADMIVEEGFDHVFCTTGTLPAMPPIDGVEAPTVTTAVDILSTGVTEDDLVVIVGGNVAGCYAALYLSNMAKSVEILDRSNAIGMGLGRSTRWVILKELKRRGVKMSVGMNVIQVTGDYVVVSRDGDSTLIPATVIVMAAPPQPNRRLPEELQKRGVSVSLVGAVESTTNLLETVHSAFGAAARFEL, encoded by the coding sequence GTGAACTCCCTGCGATTAATGGAACCGACACAGATCAAGGATCTTGCTCTAGAGAATCGACTCGTGATGCTGGCCACCCATCTCGGATATTGCGAGAACGGAGAGGTCTCTGACAAGCTAGTGGGGTTCTATGCTGAACGAGCCCGGCATCATCCCGGGCTGATCATTGTTGGCGGTTGTTATACCGAGCATCTTGGCATGAGCCTCCCCACCATGATCGGCATCTCTGAGAATCGACATATTGCAGGGTTGCGAAGACTTGTCGATGCCGTTCATTCGCATGATGTACCTATTGCTGCTCAACTCTATCATGCAGGACGATATGCGCACTCGCTGGTGATCGGAGAGCAGGCGGTCTCTGCATCGCCAGTTCCGTGTAGACTGACCCGTGAGACCCCGCGCGCCATGACACTCGAAGAGATCAAGCAGACGATTGAAAATTATGGTGCTGCCGCATCACGGGCAAGAGAGGCAGGCTTTGACGCAGTTGAGATCCTTGGTTCAGCAGGTTATCTCATCAATCAGTTCTTGGCATCGTGTACGAATCAGCGCGATGATGAATATGGTGGCGATCTTGAACAGCGAGCGCGTTTTCCATTAGAGGTCATCAGATCGGTTCGTGAGGCTGTTGGTCCAGACTATCCTGTCCTCTATCGAATGAGTGGGGCCGATTTTGTGGACGGTGGTCTCACCCTTGAAGACAATCAGACTCTGGCTCCGAAATTTGTGAAGGCGGGGGTCGACTGTATTAATGTGACTGGAGGCTGGCACGAGACCCGCGTTCCACAGATCACTATGGATGTGCCCCGCGGTCACTTTGCCTATCTTGCAGAGGGAATCGCTGAGGTGGTGGACGTTCCTGTGATCGCATGCAATCGTATCAATAGCTCGAGTGTGGCTCAACATATTCTGAATCGCGGGAAGGTCCAGCTCATAGGGATGTCCCGTGGGCTCATTGCCGATCCTGAACTGCCCACCAAGATTCGGGAAGGACGAGCCAGCGAGATCCGGATGTGTATCGGTTGTAATGAGGGCTGCCTTGATCGTGTCTTTGCGATGGGTGCTGTAACCTGTGCCATTAATCCTCTGGCAGGGTATGAAGACACAAGAACGATCGGGCCTCCGGGTGACGGGCGGATCGCAGTGGTTGGTGCAGGCCCTGCGGGTCTTGAGGTCTCACGGGTTCTTGCACTTCGAGGGTTCCAAGTAACACTGTTCGAGAAGGAGTCGCGGCCTGGTGGTGGTCTTCTTCTGGCGTCAAAGGCTCCTGGTCGTGGAGAGTTCATGGCCTATGTGACGCATATGTGGCGTGAGATGCGCAGGTTGGGGATTGATCTACGGCTTGACACTCGGGCCACGGCGGACATGATAGTCGAAGAGGGTTTTGACCATGTGTTTTGTACAACAGGAACTCTTCCCGCAATGCCACCTATTGATGGGGTTGAGGCTCCCACAGTGACCACTGCTGTAGATATTCTGAGCACTGGAGTCACTGAAGATGATCTCGTTGTAATAGTTGGGGGCAATGTTGCTGGGTGCTATGCAGCGCTCTATCTCTCGAACATGGCAAAGAGTGTAGAGATCTTGGACAGGAGTAATGCTATAGGCATGGGTCTAGGTCGTTCGACACGATGGGTGATCCTGAAGGAATTAAAACGGCGAGGCGTCAAGATGAGTGTTGGGATGAATGTGATCCAAGTCACTGGTGACTACGTTGTGGTCTCCAGAGATGGTGATTCGACATTAATCCCTGCAACGGTCATTGTCATGGCTGCGCCTCCTCAGCCGAATCGCCGTCTGCCTGAAGAGCTTCAGAAGCGAGGGGTTTCGGTTTCTCTTGTTGGAGCCGTTGAGAGTACTACCAATCTCCTTGAGACCGTCCATTCCGCATTCGGTGCCGCTGCTCGATTTGAACTATGA
- a CDS encoding phosphoribosylaminoimidazolesuccinocarboxamide synthase, giving the protein MTQPKSRHEEIQLRLIHEGKVKRVYADPESEERLIVEFTDAITAGDGAKKEILEGKGTVACDTTEFLLKFLESKGIETHFIKRLDGPKLLCKKASMYPIESVCRNVVAGSFARRYGLETGRSLSRPLVEFFLKDDDLHDPMIAKEAVIRLGIATEEELAFMRRVTLAVNYYLGELFSQVGLRLVDFKLEFGKTSDGKIVVADEISGDTMRVWDKNSQSMDKDIFRKDLGDVVEIYRRLLEKLSNATPESILPLDEVIDVVVMPKEGIKNPPGEVAKKALVRLGYDEILDVRVGKVFRITMSTSISGRSLDHVDEMAEKLLANPIAETTRVRLD; this is encoded by the coding sequence ATGACTCAGCCCAAGTCCCGACATGAGGAGATTCAGTTGCGACTAATTCACGAAGGAAAAGTCAAGCGGGTCTATGCAGACCCCGAGTCTGAGGAGAGGCTCATTGTAGAGTTCACGGATGCGATCACTGCTGGCGATGGTGCAAAAAAAGAGATCCTTGAAGGTAAAGGAACTGTAGCGTGTGATACGACCGAATTTCTCTTGAAGTTTCTCGAGTCTAAGGGTATTGAGACCCATTTCATAAAACGCCTTGATGGCCCGAAGTTATTATGCAAAAAGGCCAGTATGTATCCTATCGAGTCTGTCTGCCGAAATGTTGTTGCTGGTTCTTTTGCGAGGAGATACGGCCTTGAGACTGGTCGATCCCTCTCCCGACCATTAGTTGAGTTCTTTCTCAAGGATGACGATCTTCACGATCCCATGATTGCAAAGGAAGCCGTCATTCGTCTAGGAATCGCCACTGAGGAGGAACTTGCCTTCATGAGACGGGTGACCTTGGCCGTCAATTACTATCTTGGTGAACTATTCTCCCAAGTAGGCCTTCGGCTTGTGGACTTCAAACTCGAATTTGGAAAGACCTCTGATGGGAAGATCGTTGTTGCTGATGAGATCTCCGGTGACACAATGCGCGTCTGGGATAAGAACAGCCAGTCGATGGACAAGGACATCTTCCGTAAAGATCTGGGGGATGTCGTGGAGATCTATCGCCGACTGCTGGAAAAGCTCTCAAATGCAACTCCGGAGTCTATTCTCCCTCTTGATGAGGTCATTGACGTTGTGGTCATGCCCAAAGAAGGAATCAAGAATCCCCCTGGTGAAGTGGCCAAGAAAGCGCTTGTACGACTTGGCTATGATGAGATACTGGATGTCCGAGTTGGTAAGGTCTTTCGAATCACAATGAGCACATCGATCTCAGGGAGATCACTTGACCACGTTGATGAGATGGCAGAGAAGCTACTAGCGAATCCAATAGCTGAGACAACGAGGGTGAGGCTAGATTAG
- a CDS encoding formate--phosphoribosylaminoimidazolecarboxamide ligase, with protein MKIGTIASHSALNIMSGAKAEGFDTVLYTTPDRTEFYTAFGLGDSIVEVDAFSDILDIDMPDTVLIPHGSFVAYIGAERIIESDLRLYGNKELLRWEEDRALKTKLMVESGLRVPKEYATVEEIETPVIVKSYGAAGGEGYFIAKDAEEARQKMDPNKQYAIQQYVVGTKVFVTYFRSLAHDRTEVFGADIRYETDADANLRFDDRPSFVVIGNLPLVLRESTLAKYYQMGKDFVEGFKRLTDQDLPGPFCIETIIDRDQNIYTFEFSGRIVAGTNIWIPSSPYSYLQFGEQMWMGRRIAREIKELIAQGRLEEALT; from the coding sequence ATGAAGATAGGAACAATAGCGAGCCACAGTGCTCTTAACATAATGTCTGGTGCGAAAGCAGAAGGATTTGATACAGTCCTCTATACCACACCTGATAGGACCGAGTTTTACACGGCCTTTGGTCTTGGCGACTCGATCGTGGAAGTAGACGCCTTCTCTGATATTCTTGATATCGACATGCCCGACACCGTTCTCATTCCTCATGGTTCTTTTGTGGCGTATATTGGTGCCGAGCGGATCATTGAATCAGATCTTCGGCTCTACGGGAACAAGGAGTTATTGCGTTGGGAAGAGGACCGAGCATTGAAGACCAAGTTGATGGTCGAGTCGGGACTCAGGGTCCCCAAGGAATATGCAACCGTCGAGGAGATCGAGACTCCCGTCATCGTGAAGAGTTATGGCGCTGCTGGGGGCGAGGGCTACTTCATTGCTAAGGATGCAGAAGAGGCCCGGCAGAAAATGGACCCTAACAAACAATATGCAATTCAGCAATACGTTGTTGGAACGAAGGTCTTTGTCACTTACTTTAGATCACTAGCCCATGATCGAACTGAGGTGTTTGGTGCAGACATCCGTTATGAGACCGATGCAGATGCTAATCTGCGGTTTGATGACCGGCCCTCTTTTGTGGTGATTGGAAACCTGCCGCTTGTTCTACGGGAATCGACTCTTGCAAAGTACTATCAGATGGGCAAAGACTTTGTTGAGGGCTTTAAGAGGCTCACCGACCAAGACTTACCTGGACCGTTCTGTATAGAGACCATCATTGATCGTGACCAGAACATTTACACATTCGAGTTCAGCGGGCGAATTGTGGCAGGGACGAATATCTGGATTCCCTCGTCACCTTACAGTTACTTGCAGTTCGGCGAGCAGATGTGGATGGGGCGCCGGATTGCCCGTGAGATCAAGGAGCTGATCGCACAGGGTCGGCTTGAGGAGGCATTGACATGA
- the purN gene encoding phosphoribosylglycinamide formyltransferase, translating to MKHIAVLISGRGTNLQALIDAQARGELGGEIVIVISNKSKAFGLERARRAGIKTAIITKKQYPDREAHDRAVVAVLREHDVDLVVLAGYMRILTETFIRAYENRIINVHPALLPAFKGLKAQWQAVDYGVKVSGCTTHFVVPEMDAGPIILQSAVPVLDDDTGESLAERILPEEHAILVRSVRLFCEDRLRVEERRVRIVEQVK from the coding sequence ATGAAGCATATTGCGGTGCTCATCTCTGGCCGGGGCACCAATCTTCAGGCACTCATCGACGCTCAGGCACGAGGGGAGCTGGGCGGAGAGATAGTCATCGTCATCAGCAACAAGAGTAAGGCATTTGGTCTAGAGCGGGCAAGACGTGCAGGGATCAAGACTGCAATCATTACAAAGAAGCAGTATCCTGATCGTGAGGCGCATGATCGTGCTGTTGTTGCAGTTCTTCGGGAACATGATGTTGACCTTGTTGTGCTTGCGGGATATATGCGGATTCTGACTGAGACCTTCATCAGAGCATATGAGAATAGGATCATTAACGTACACCCGGCTCTTCTCCCTGCCTTCAAGGGTCTCAAGGCCCAGTGGCAGGCAGTAGACTATGGTGTGAAGGTTTCGGGATGTACTACCCATTTTGTAGTGCCGGAGATGGATGCAGGACCCATTATTCTTCAGTCGGCGGTACCGGTACTTGATGACGATACCGGTGAGTCCCTTGCAGAGCGAATCTTACCCGAAGAGCACGCGATCTTGGTGCGCAGTGTAAGACTGTTCTGCGAGGATCGATTACGAGTAGAGGAACGGCGTGTACGTATAGTGGAGCAGGTGAAATAG
- a CDS encoding NAD-dependent epimerase/dehydratase family protein, which produces MRVLVTGASGFIGRRLLGRLVEEGHEVYAFVRRTSNTQNFPDGVEIREGDLLDAPSMEAAVKDMEAVLHLAAYFDFYPSDVDLLYKVNVDGTRNLMNACIGTSVERFIYCSTTETIGPVRYPPGNEDTELRPQFDYGQSKVMAEKIVREISRDTGLTHIILRPTGVTGEGDLYTGYELIKAINDGAIPILPGSGERHIMYTYVGDVVNGFAMALTSKSAGNNTLILCPDEPMKYKDLIPFIADTLGVEPPKRRVPVSVAKLGIALMSPFKNRGRTTFLWHTKTIESMDQDRWYTNEKAKRLLGWSPELSMQEAIRRAITWYKENDYL; this is translated from the coding sequence ATGAGAGTTCTGGTTACCGGAGCAAGCGGATTTATCGGTCGGCGATTATTGGGTCGCCTTGTTGAGGAAGGCCACGAGGTCTATGCGTTCGTACGCAGGACGAGTAACACGCAGAATTTTCCTGATGGCGTAGAGATTCGGGAGGGTGATCTGCTGGATGCGCCTTCGATGGAGGCGGCTGTCAAGGACATGGAGGCGGTGCTTCATTTAGCGGCGTACTTTGACTTCTACCCGAGCGATGTTGATCTCCTGTACAAGGTCAATGTTGATGGGACGCGGAACCTGATGAACGCCTGTATCGGGACCAGTGTTGAACGTTTCATCTATTGTTCGACGACCGAAACCATAGGCCCCGTCCGCTATCCGCCGGGCAATGAGGATACCGAGTTGAGACCCCAGTTCGATTACGGGCAGAGCAAGGTCATGGCGGAGAAGATCGTGCGGGAGATCTCGCGGGACACGGGACTGACGCATATTATTCTGCGGCCGACCGGAGTCACAGGTGAGGGTGATCTCTATACTGGGTACGAGTTGATCAAGGCCATCAATGATGGTGCGATTCCCATACTTCCTGGCAGTGGCGAGAGGCACATCATGTACACATACGTGGGTGACGTGGTCAACGGATTTGCGATGGCCCTGACATCCAAGAGTGCAGGGAACAACACGTTGATCCTCTGTCCTGATGAGCCGATGAAGTACAAGGACTTGATACCGTTCATTGCTGACACTCTTGGTGTTGAACCTCCGAAGAGGCGAGTTCCGGTATCAGTGGCCAAGTTGGGTATTGCGTTGATGAGTCCATTCAAGAATCGTGGGCGGACGACATTTTTGTGGCACACTAAGACGATTGAGAGTATGGACCAAGACCGATGGTACACGAACGAGAAGGCGAAGCGTCTTCTTGGTTGGTCTCCAGAGTTATCGATGCAGGAGGCTATTCGAAGAGCCATCACTTGGTACAAAGAGAATGATTACCTGTAG
- a CDS encoding MarR family transcriptional regulator codes for MRSRKSEGEQLPLVLQLGPTTWRVLIMLLGNRGPVGPRDIARQLNLSSHSVAIYHLDKLIDYNLVERTLDGEYQIWPEANLGFLNNYIYVGYRAIPRNVIYASFITGLVLLYLVLGVVDYSVHSVFALTIGISAMVFLWTEVYRLWRGLV; via the coding sequence ATGCGGTCACGAAAGTCTGAGGGAGAACAATTGCCATTGGTCCTTCAATTAGGACCCACTACGTGGCGTGTGCTTATCATGTTACTTGGGAATAGAGGGCCAGTAGGTCCTCGCGATATTGCTCGACAACTCAACCTAAGTAGTCACAGTGTCGCAATCTACCATCTCGACAAATTGATCGACTATAATCTCGTGGAACGGACCCTTGACGGAGAATATCAGATCTGGCCAGAAGCGAATCTCGGATTTCTAAACAACTACATCTATGTAGGATATAGAGCAATACCCCGAAATGTGATATATGCCTCATTCATCACAGGTCTCGTACTACTTTACTTGGTTCTTGGGGTGGTCGATTACTCGGTTCACTCCGTCTTTGCCCTCACGATAGGAATCTCTGCAATGGTCTTCCTCTGGACCGAAGTATATCGACTGTGGCGAGGTCTCGTATGA
- a CDS encoding DUF1297 domain-containing protein: protein MKRPTIGMLGSHSAEEIGMAAKSSGFETVIVCQKGREKLYTVYNKHLYDHVIVLDRFGDMIHDDVQDQLEELNTLWIPNRSFSVYVGYDNIEKKFRIPMYGNRWVLRVEERGQPRDQYWLLKESGIRIPEPVDPDNIDRLVIVKVQQKDRPLERAFFYAQSTEEYREKSEQMIREKTISEDDLAHATVEEFILAPRFNANFQAYAMRDKFGSVDLVGFDDRVQTNLSGLLNLPARDQLALNATIVNEEVGHKGVTMRESKKPLVYEAAEKLLEGVAKHFPPKMIGLFSLQGALTEESEFVVFDLSPRVPGAPCVGPTSPEMRRLSLKFHREIYAPLDVCMIDIEEAVKEDRLDEATT, encoded by the coding sequence ATGAAGAGACCCACAATTGGAATGCTTGGTTCACATAGTGCTGAAGAGATCGGGATGGCCGCCAAGTCCAGCGGTTTTGAGACCGTAATAGTCTGCCAGAAGGGCCGTGAAAAATTGTACACGGTCTATAACAAGCATCTCTATGATCACGTCATCGTCCTTGACAGGTTCGGTGACATGATCCATGATGATGTTCAGGATCAACTTGAAGAACTGAACACGCTCTGGATTCCGAACCGCTCCTTCTCCGTGTATGTTGGGTATGATAACATAGAGAAGAAGTTCCGAATTCCCATGTACGGCAATCGCTGGGTACTTCGTGTAGAGGAGAGAGGTCAGCCACGCGATCAGTACTGGCTGCTCAAAGAGTCCGGGATTAGAATACCTGAGCCAGTAGACCCTGATAACATCGATAGACTGGTCATCGTCAAGGTGCAGCAGAAAGACCGTCCTCTTGAACGCGCCTTCTTCTACGCGCAGTCCACTGAGGAGTATCGTGAGAAGAGTGAGCAGATGATCCGTGAGAAGACGATCTCAGAAGACGATCTGGCTCATGCAACGGTGGAGGAATTCATCCTTGCACCCCGTTTTAATGCAAACTTTCAGGCCTATGCCATGAGGGACAAGTTCGGCAGTGTCGATCTCGTGGGTTTTGACGACCGTGTCCAGACAAACCTGTCCGGGTTGCTCAATCTTCCGGCCCGTGATCAGTTGGCCCTTAATGCGACCATAGTCAACGAAGAGGTCGGGCACAAGGGAGTCACGATGCGTGAGAGCAAGAAGCCTCTGGTATATGAGGCCGCAGAGAAACTTCTCGAGGGCGTAGCGAAGCACTTCCCACCAAAGATGATAGGTCTCTTTAGTCTTCAAGGCGCCTTGACGGAAGAGTCCGAGTTTGTGGTCTTCGATCTCAGTCCGCGAGTGCCGGGAGCCCCCTGTGTTGGACCGACCAGTCCCGAGATGCGACGACTCTCTCTCAAGTTTCATCGTGAGATCTATGCTCCACTTGATGTATGCATGATTGACATTGAAGAGGCCGTCAAAGAGGACCGTTTAGATGAGGCCACAACGTAG
- a CDS encoding amidophosphoribosyltransferase, translating into MAASRELLLLLAHRGQDASGLLWTENGGFIEAKAMGSPSRIEVPPDGASLILGSTRYPTSGRRVVSQAELVTFVGPFQRGNLALTHNGNITNIAALTDSHYDCDAEFIIDRINDYLKENDGDLPSAFRMLDENVDGAYSLIGIYDGKLFVYRDPHGFKPLVFGRKSGLVIAASESIVLDMAGVPLERDVYPGELLIFTQDGAMQSYSISQNATHSHCFFEYVYFAHPASRMENQLVYDVRFRLGRALATEFKRRGLEIPDYVTPVPDTSRPAAQALAEELDVPMREIILKNRYLGRTFIARSQAERDAMAKSKYIYLDEKIRGKNILVVDDSIVRGTTAKMIVADLRKRGASKVYFSVTSPPQDHPCYYGIDISTSSELIASESNVEQIAKYIEADALIYQTMDGLTNAIGLRDLCLACINGNYPTAHARRIQQVIANDGEASGVRDYERVIK; encoded by the coding sequence TTGGCTGCGTCGAGAGAGCTCCTTCTCTTGTTGGCGCATCGTGGTCAGGATGCCTCTGGTCTCCTGTGGACTGAGAACGGCGGCTTTATTGAGGCAAAGGCAATGGGCAGTCCCTCTCGGATCGAGGTGCCTCCGGATGGGGCCTCGCTCATTCTCGGAAGTACACGGTATCCTACATCTGGGCGTCGTGTGGTGTCCCAAGCCGAGTTGGTCACATTTGTTGGGCCCTTTCAACGAGGGAACCTTGCTCTGACACATAATGGTAACATCACCAATATTGCCGCGCTCACGGATTCTCACTATGACTGCGATGCAGAATTCATCATTGACCGTATCAATGATTACTTGAAGGAGAATGATGGCGACTTGCCCTCTGCATTTCGAATGCTGGATGAGAACGTGGATGGTGCTTACAGTCTCATTGGGATCTATGATGGTAAACTGTTTGTGTACCGCGACCCTCATGGCTTCAAACCGCTTGTATTCGGACGAAAGAGCGGTCTTGTGATCGCTGCCTCTGAGAGCATTGTTCTTGATATGGCCGGTGTCCCTCTTGAGCGTGATGTGTACCCTGGAGAGCTCTTGATCTTTACACAGGACGGTGCGATGCAATCGTACTCTATCTCGCAGAACGCCACTCACAGTCATTGCTTCTTTGAGTACGTCTACTTTGCCCATCCGGCCTCACGGATGGAGAACCAGCTTGTCTATGATGTTCGATTCAGACTTGGGCGAGCACTTGCCACCGAGTTCAAGAGGCGCGGCCTTGAGATCCCCGATTATGTCACTCCCGTCCCCGACACAAGTCGTCCCGCCGCGCAGGCACTTGCCGAAGAACTGGATGTGCCGATGCGCGAGATCATTCTCAAGAATCGGTATCTGGGCCGAACCTTTATTGCCCGTTCACAGGCCGAACGTGATGCGATGGCCAAGTCAAAGTACATCTATCTCGATGAGAAGATTCGCGGAAAGAACATCCTTGTCGTGGATGATAGTATTGTTCGAGGAACGACTGCAAAGATGATCGTTGCCGACCTGCGCAAGCGAGGTGCAAGTAAGGTCTATTTTTCGGTGACCTCACCACCACAGGACCACCCATGTTATTATGGGATCGACATCTCCACATCCAGTGAGCTCATTGCTTCCGAGTCCAATGTGGAGCAGATTGCGAAATATATTGAGGCCGACGCTTTGATCTACCAGACAATGGACGGATTGACCAATGCAATAGGGCTTCGAGACCTCTGTCTTGCGTGTATTAACGGAAACTATCCTACTGCTCATGCTCGTCGAATTCAGCAGGTCATTGCAAATGACGGTGAAGCATCAGGGGTTCGTGATTACGAGAGGGTCATTAAATGA